The following proteins are encoded in a genomic region of Streptomyces lunaelactis:
- a CDS encoding HhH-GPD-type base excision DNA repair protein yields the protein MSPTIHIAQQPEADELLGRSPLAALVGMLLDQQVPMEWAFSGPYTVAQRLGGDDLDAAEIAAYDPDAFAELLKAKPAVHRYPGNMAKRVQVLCQYLVDEYGGDASAVWRDAATGDELLARLKALPGFGEQKAQIFLALLGKQFGVQPKGWREAAGAYGEKGSYRSAADITGPESLSKVRAHKQEMKRAAKAAKKS from the coding sequence ATGAGCCCCACGATTCATATCGCCCAGCAGCCCGAGGCCGACGAACTCCTCGGCCGCAGTCCGCTCGCCGCGCTCGTCGGCATGCTGCTCGACCAGCAGGTCCCCATGGAGTGGGCGTTCTCCGGCCCGTACACCGTCGCGCAGCGTCTCGGCGGCGACGATCTGGACGCCGCCGAGATCGCTGCGTACGACCCCGACGCCTTCGCCGAGCTGCTGAAGGCGAAACCCGCCGTCCACCGCTATCCGGGCAACATGGCCAAGCGGGTGCAGGTGCTGTGCCAGTACCTGGTCGACGAGTACGGCGGCGACGCGAGCGCCGTCTGGCGGGACGCCGCGACCGGCGACGAGCTGCTCGCCCGGCTGAAGGCGCTCCCCGGCTTCGGCGAGCAGAAGGCGCAGATCTTCCTGGCGCTGCTGGGCAAGCAGTTCGGCGTACAGCCCAAGGGCTGGCGCGAGGCGGCCGGCGCGTACGGCGAGAAGGGCTCGTACCGCTCGGCCGCCGACATCACCGGCCCCGAGTCGCTTTCCAAGGTGCGCGCCCACAAGCAGGAGATGAAACGAGCCGCCAAGGCCGCGAAGAAGTCGTGA
- a CDS encoding M28 family metallopeptidase yields MATLAAAALATPLLLASASPSAAHRHDPAEQAAKDAAKLAGKLVQRSSATDAYQHLKKFQQIADTTNGHRAAGSLGHDASAAYVYQQLKKYGYDVSYQQFDFIYTETQAEKLQVLAPAPRDVEIKAMTYTTSTPVGGVKADLAAVPVDATTGCEATDYATGTFTGKIALIKRGGCTFGEKQAAAAAAGAAGAVIYNNTDGVLSGTLGDPATGKIPTGGVTKAEGEKLVADLATGPVNISFEIRQLQQKRSTNNVIAETRGGNAANTVMLGAHLDSVTAGPGINDNGSGSAGLLEVAQELAKSKAKPANKVRFAWWSAEENGLLGSEAYVANLSSLGKKEIKLYLNFDMIASPNYGLFVYDGDDSDGVGAGPGPAGSAQLERDINEFLDKKGKPHEGTDFTGRSDYGPFIEVGIPSGGTFTGAEGIKTAAQAEKFGGTAGVAYDSCYHAKCDNLSNIDMTAFAVNIGVIANAVGTYTHDLSSLRKPVVTVPTDGDAGSGGGLHDGHDHDVTE; encoded by the coding sequence GTGGCCACCCTGGCCGCAGCCGCACTCGCGACCCCGCTCCTGCTGGCATCAGCCTCCCCCTCCGCCGCGCACCGCCACGACCCCGCCGAACAGGCGGCCAAGGACGCGGCGAAGCTGGCCGGGAAGCTGGTCCAGAGGTCGTCCGCCACGGACGCCTACCAGCACCTGAAGAAGTTCCAGCAGATAGCCGACACCACGAACGGTCACCGCGCCGCCGGGTCGCTCGGGCACGACGCGTCGGCCGCGTACGTCTACCAGCAGCTGAAGAAGTACGGCTACGACGTCTCGTACCAGCAGTTCGACTTCATCTACACCGAGACGCAGGCCGAGAAGCTCCAAGTGCTCGCGCCCGCGCCGCGCGATGTCGAGATCAAGGCCATGACGTACACGACGTCCACCCCAGTGGGCGGCGTCAAGGCCGACCTGGCCGCCGTGCCGGTGGACGCGACCACCGGCTGCGAGGCCACCGACTACGCCACCGGGACCTTCACCGGCAAGATCGCGCTCATCAAGCGCGGCGGCTGCACCTTCGGTGAGAAGCAGGCGGCAGCGGCAGCCGCGGGCGCGGCCGGCGCGGTCATCTACAACAACACCGACGGCGTGCTCTCCGGCACCCTGGGCGACCCGGCCACCGGCAAGATCCCGACCGGCGGCGTCACCAAGGCCGAGGGCGAGAAGCTCGTCGCCGACCTCGCCACGGGCCCGGTGAACATCTCCTTCGAGATCCGCCAGCTCCAGCAGAAGCGCTCCACCAACAACGTCATCGCGGAGACCCGCGGCGGCAACGCCGCCAACACCGTGATGCTCGGCGCGCACCTCGACTCGGTCACCGCGGGCCCCGGCATCAACGACAACGGCTCCGGCTCGGCCGGACTCCTCGAAGTCGCCCAGGAGCTCGCCAAGTCCAAGGCGAAGCCCGCCAACAAGGTCCGTTTCGCCTGGTGGTCGGCGGAGGAGAACGGCCTGCTCGGCTCGGAGGCGTACGTCGCGAACCTGAGCTCGCTGGGCAAGAAGGAGATCAAGCTCTACCTGAACTTCGACATGATCGCCTCGCCGAACTACGGGCTCTTCGTCTACGACGGCGACGACTCCGACGGCGTGGGCGCGGGCCCCGGCCCGGCCGGCTCGGCCCAACTCGAGCGCGACATCAACGAGTTCCTCGACAAGAAGGGCAAGCCGCACGAGGGAACGGACTTCACCGGACGCTCCGACTACGGCCCGTTCATCGAGGTCGGCATCCCCTCCGGCGGTACGTTCACGGGCGCCGAGGGCATCAAGACGGCGGCACAGGCGGAGAAGTTCGGCGGTACGGCGGGTGTCGCGTACGACTCCTGCTACCACGCCAAGTGCGACAACCTCAGCAACATCGACATGACGGCGTTCGCCGTCAACATCGGTGTCATCGCCAACGCGGTGGGCACGTACACGCACGACCTGAGCTCGCTGCGGAAGCCGGTGGTCACGGTCCCGACGGACGGCGACGCGGGCAGCGGGGGTGGCCTGCACGACGGCCACGACCACGATGTGACGGAGTAG
- a CDS encoding type II toxin-antitoxin system VapB family antitoxin, protein MIFKRIGNGRPYPDHGRESTRQWADVAPRPVRLDQLVTTKGQLDLETLLAEDSTFYGDLFAHVVKWQGDLYLEDGLHRAVRAALQQRQVLHARVLELG, encoded by the coding sequence GTGATCTTCAAGCGCATCGGTAACGGGCGGCCCTATCCCGACCACGGCCGGGAATCCACCCGGCAGTGGGCGGATGTCGCGCCGCGCCCGGTCCGCCTCGATCAGCTCGTCACCACCAAGGGCCAGCTGGATCTCGAAACGCTGCTCGCCGAGGACTCCACGTTCTACGGCGACCTCTTCGCCCATGTCGTGAAGTGGCAGGGCGACCTCTATCTGGAGGACGGCCTGCACCGCGCCGTGCGCGCCGCGCTGCAGCAGCGCCAGGTGCTGCATGCCCGCGTGCTCGAGCTGGGCTGA
- a CDS encoding LytR C-terminal domain-containing protein, with translation MSMLTPPGMGGKYRITGARYPRMRRPRNRRRIVVAAVAAVVALGLAGWGTLQLIDVFTSDSKKTAAGAKKDCGPTPTPSAVPPPPKPGQITVNVYNATPRGGLAKAAADELKKRGFAIGKVGNAPPAYDKKVPGAGILLGAPEAQQGGAFRVLATQLRGSLLKTDARQTPDIDLILGTAFKTLDTKKDADAALAILANPAPAPSGKC, from the coding sequence ATGAGCATGCTGACTCCACCCGGCATGGGCGGAAAGTACCGCATCACGGGCGCCAGGTACCCGCGTATGCGACGCCCTCGGAACCGCCGCAGGATCGTTGTGGCAGCAGTCGCCGCGGTGGTCGCCCTGGGCCTGGCCGGCTGGGGAACACTGCAGCTCATCGATGTCTTCACGAGCGACAGCAAGAAGACAGCGGCGGGCGCCAAGAAGGACTGCGGGCCCACCCCGACGCCGTCCGCGGTGCCTCCGCCGCCGAAGCCGGGCCAGATCACGGTGAACGTCTACAACGCGACCCCGCGCGGCGGTCTCGCCAAGGCGGCGGCGGACGAGCTGAAGAAACGCGGCTTCGCCATCGGCAAGGTGGGCAACGCCCCGCCGGCGTACGACAAGAAGGTCCCGGGCGCCGGGATACTGCTGGGCGCGCCTGAGGCGCAGCAGGGCGGCGCCTTCCGCGTCCTCGCGACCCAGCTCCGGGGCAGCCTGCTGAAGACGGACGCCCGCCAGACGCCGGACATCGACCTGATCCTGGGCACGGCCTTCAAGACCCTGGACACGAAGAAGGACGCTGACGCGGCGCTGGCCATCTTGGCCAACCCCGCGCCCGCGCCCTCCGGAAAGTGCTGA
- the upp gene encoding uracil phosphoribosyltransferase, protein MRIHVVDHPLVAHKLTTLRDKRTDSPTFRRLADELVTLLAYEATRDVRTEQVDIETPVTGTTGVKLSHPRPLVVPILRAGLGMLDGMVRLLPTAEVGFLGMIRDEETLEASTYATRMPEDLSGRQVYVLDPMLATGGTLVAAIRELIKRGADDVTAVVLLAAPEGVEMMERELAGAPVTVVTASVDERLNDHGYIVPGLGDAGDRMYGTVD, encoded by the coding sequence ATGCGGATCCATGTCGTCGACCACCCGCTGGTGGCGCACAAACTCACCACGCTGCGCGACAAGCGCACCGACTCTCCGACCTTCCGGCGCCTGGCCGACGAGCTGGTCACCCTGCTCGCGTACGAGGCCACCAGGGACGTGCGCACCGAGCAGGTCGACATCGAGACCCCGGTGACCGGGACGACGGGCGTGAAGCTCTCGCACCCGCGTCCGCTGGTGGTGCCGATCCTGCGGGCCGGCCTGGGCATGCTCGACGGCATGGTGCGGCTGCTGCCGACCGCCGAGGTGGGCTTCCTCGGGATGATCCGCGACGAGGAGACCCTGGAGGCGTCGACGTACGCGACCCGGATGCCGGAGGACCTCTCCGGGCGCCAGGTGTACGTACTCGACCCGATGCTGGCCACCGGCGGCACGCTGGTCGCGGCGATCCGCGAGCTGATCAAGCGTGGCGCGGACGATGTGACGGCGGTCGTGCTGCTGGCGGCGCCCGAGGGCGTCGAGATGATGGAGCGCGAGCTGGCAGGCGCGCCGGTCACTGTGGTGACGGCCTCGGTCGACGAGCGGCTCAACGACCACGGCTACATCGTGCCGGGCCTGGGCGACGCGGGCGACCGCATGTACGGCACGGTGGACTAA
- a CDS encoding tRNA adenosine deaminase-associated protein — protein sequence MYFAALLARTQDGWQASDTELDDVETLSDLTDLAREASVDEDTVLVYIEQEDAWFGVVRVEGEEDPRIYVSDAAAAARSSYGEILTNELLGGDDDDPADDLDTLDLDGTEDGEPDGDDEEEADGELGPGGELVPAGPVGDRDILMDLGLSEKELLALDTDALLVIADAVGAADVLETVR from the coding sequence GTGTACTTCGCCGCACTGCTCGCGCGCACTCAAGACGGGTGGCAAGCGAGCGACACAGAGCTCGACGATGTGGAGACCCTGTCGGATCTGACCGACCTGGCCCGCGAGGCCTCGGTGGATGAGGACACGGTGCTCGTCTACATCGAGCAGGAAGACGCCTGGTTCGGCGTCGTCAGGGTGGAGGGCGAGGAGGACCCTCGTATCTACGTCTCGGACGCGGCCGCGGCCGCACGCTCCTCGTACGGGGAGATCCTCACCAATGAACTGCTCGGCGGGGACGATGACGACCCGGCCGACGATCTGGACACGCTGGACCTCGACGGCACGGAAGACGGAGAGCCGGACGGGGACGACGAGGAGGAAGCGGACGGCGAGTTGGGCCCGGGCGGCGAACTGGTGCCGGCGGGACCGGTTGGCGACCGCGACATCCTCATGGACCTGGGGCTGTCGGAGAAGGAGCTGCTGGCACTGGACACGGACGCACTGCTGGTGATCGCGGACGCGGTGGGCGCCGCCGACGTGCTGGAGACCGTCCGCTAG
- the tadA gene encoding tRNA adenosine(34) deaminase TadA, whose protein sequence is MRRALAEAERATLSGDVPVGAVVLAQDGTVIAAGHNEREATGDPTAHAEVLAIRRAAEHLGQWRLTGCTLVVTLEPCTMCAGAIVQSRVDRVVYGARDEKAGAAGSLWDVVRDRRLNHRPEVITGVLEQECAKQLTAFFRDR, encoded by the coding sequence ATGCGCCGTGCCCTGGCGGAGGCCGAGCGCGCGACGCTGTCCGGCGATGTGCCGGTCGGCGCTGTCGTGCTGGCTCAGGACGGCACGGTCATCGCCGCCGGTCACAACGAACGCGAGGCGACCGGCGACCCGACCGCGCACGCCGAGGTGCTGGCCATCCGCAGGGCCGCCGAGCACCTCGGACAATGGCGGCTGACCGGCTGCACGCTCGTCGTCACGCTGGAGCCGTGCACGATGTGCGCGGGCGCGATCGTGCAGTCCCGGGTGGACCGGGTGGTCTACGGGGCACGGGACGAGAAGGCGGGCGCGGCCGGTTCGCTCTGGGACGTCGTACGGGACCGGCGGCTCAACCACCGCCCCGAGGTGATCACCGGCGTGCTCGAGCAGGAGTGCGCGAAACAGCTGACCGCCTTCTTCCGCGACCGCTGA
- a CDS encoding Dabb family protein, translating into MIRHLVLFKLNEGVDRDEARVAAGVKAFQELDGVVPELEFWECAWNITDRPIAHDFAINSAVADLDALKRYIEHPAHQAAAGQWREFATWVIADYEF; encoded by the coding sequence TTGATCCGCCATCTGGTCCTCTTCAAGCTCAACGAGGGCGTCGACCGCGACGAGGCCCGTGTGGCCGCCGGCGTGAAGGCCTTCCAGGAGCTGGACGGCGTCGTCCCCGAGCTGGAGTTCTGGGAGTGCGCCTGGAACATCACCGACCGGCCGATCGCCCATGACTTCGCCATCAACTCCGCGGTGGCCGACCTCGATGCCCTGAAGAGGTACATCGAGCATCCGGCCCATCAGGCAGCCGCCGGACAGTGGCGAGAGTTCGCCACCTGGGTGATCGCCGACTACGAGTTCTGA